In the genome of Moorena sp. SIOASIH, the window TAGGGCGATGTTGCGAGCGTTAACAGTGTCTTCTAGGAGTTGGGAATCTTCTTTGAAGGTTCCAGAACCACAGCAAGCAGCTTTTTTCAACTCAATCAGTTCAATCCCTAGCGCTTGGGTTAAAGCTGACGTAGATTGGTATAGTTCTCCACAGGCTCCTTGAGCAACACAGCCGGGAAAATAGGCATATTTGAGCGTAGCAGATGGCATAGTAATTTATACTTAATCGCCTCAAAGCGGTTAGAGATCAGCTCAAGGGTAACAGCTCATGCCCTAACCGCTACTAACTTGTTCAAAATTCGTAACCGTAGCGCTTTATTTCTTCGTTAAAAACGTACTGGACAATTTTTTGCGATCGCTCATTATAGTAATCCCGGTAGTCTGTCTTTCTTTCTTCGGTTTTGTTGATCACTGGTATTTGGACTTTGAAGGGCACTCCAGCTTTATCCAGGACTCTGTCAAAATCATCCTGAAGGGTTTCAAAACGCATCACACTATCCATACCTTTGGTATAGCTTCCGTAGAGTGTGTAAGGTTCAGCTGGAAGACCTACAAACTGTTTAAGTCGGTTTCGATTAGTATTCCGAACCAGGGATTGAAGGGTTCGTTTCAGTCCATTGCCGTAAATAGAGCCATAGTGTTTCTCAATCCAATCATTAAATGAATGGGTTTTGCAAAATTCCATGTCTTCTATATAACCCGGTAGACGGTGAACCCATGACGTGGAGTCAGGGATAAAGTGTTGGTATTTTGAGGCTCTTTTTACATAGTCGGAAGCTAGACTGTCAAAAGGGTTGCGAATACAACTAAATTTTAGATAAGATGCTGCTTCTTCCTCTGTCAAAAGATTCCGTCTGAACATCTCTCGTAGAGAATGATGTCTTCTGTGCATCAAAAATTTTCCGTTGGCGTCTAGGATGTCTTGGGGGGGGACTAGTTCGCCTTCTAGCTTTTTTTCCAGGACATCTTCTACTGCTGTGCAACCAGTTCGCGGTGCCATCAGGTAGAGTAAGCCGTATTTACGGCAAATCATTGCCATGAGCAAGCTCCTGTTATTCTAGGGATTATTATAAACAAGCCGTCAGCTATCAGCTATCAGCTATCAGCTATCAGCTATCAGCTATCAGCTATCAGTTATTAGCTATCAGTTATCAGTTATCAGTTATTAGCTATTAGCTACCAGCTATCAGCTATCAGCTATCAGCTATCAGCTATCAGCTATCAGCTATCAGCTTTGGGCCTGTGGCCAGGCTACTGTTCGCGCAGCGTGCGCGTAGCGCAATCGGTGCTTTTAGGTGCGACCCGTGGCGAATTTAATAATTAGATGCGGAAAGCGCACCTTTTAATAAAATAAGCTGAAAGCTGACGGCTGACGGCTGACGGCTGATAGCTAAATGCTGCTTAGGTTTATTCTTTTACTAGTTTCCACAGAAAAGCTTTAATTTCGTAGGTTGGTTCAAGTTGATGGTTCCATTTGCCAATAAGTTCTGATTTATAGTTGTGTTCTTTTTCGATTTTTTCTCGCAATTCCTTAGATGGATTATATAAAAATACATCACTGAATTCATCGGTATTTTCGGGGATGATTAACTGTTTGCTTTTTTCGCCATTAGGCATCTTTACGGATTTGTGGCTTAACCAGGAAAACTTTACTTTGGGGTCAAGAAGATAAGATAGCGATATCACTTCCAGACTTTTTGTCAGCAAGAGGGGTTGCTCAGCCTGGTTAATAATTGCTGCTACCTGGGTATGGTTAGCACTAGTATACTTGTTCCACCAAAATTCCGCTTGAGAACTGATCACACAGGATAGAATTCCACCAGACAGTAGCAAAATCATTCCGAGTCGCCATAGCTTCTGTTGCCATACTCCCTGAAAAATTCTAGTTACTTTGTTAGTTATTTTGTTAGTAAATAGGTAAGCAACTGCTAGCTGAATACCAAGATAACAGGGAATTAGATAGCGAGTTACACTAGAACGCTTGCCTCCGGAAATTAGATCCGGTAGCACTAGGGCTAAGGCGGTAACTCCAATTAATGTCAAGATGAATAGACTAACTCGTTTGGGACTATGACGACAGAGAAAGTAAATGGCATAGCCGACTAGGATTAAGATTATTACAGAGACCAGTACGCTGGGTAAATTTAAGCCTTGGTTGATATCAAAGAAACTCCGATTAATATTAATCAGCCAGGTTTGGGCTAATGATGATAAAGGAACTTCTTTGAGTGCCCATTTGGTTTTGCTGGATACCTTAGAAAGGTTACTGTTAGAAACCAGTAACCAAGGTACAAATACCATCAAAGCCATTAACGATGATAGCCCATAGTAAACAAGACGTTTACTGAAGCGGAACCGTTCTGTTATCAGTACATAGATGCCATGGCTGATGGCTACTAATATAGAAAATAAAAACGTATAAAATCCTGTCACTAACGTCAGGGCGTAAATTCCCCAGGTAGAGAGAAAGTGTAGGATGTCTCTAATCTTACTAGTCGTGTTTCTTGGTTTAGTTAACCGTATTGCCCGTAACAGTGCTGCACTTGATAGCAAAATAGTTACGCTCCATAAGCCATACTGTCTTGCTGCTTGGGCATACAATACCTGAAAGGGAGAAACGGCAACTAAGGCCATAGCTACCCATCCCACCAAGGACGACTCGAATAATTCTTGACATAACCAATAGATAGCAGGAAACATCAGCAAGCTAATCAGAGCTGAAAAACTTCTCCTCACTGCTACTGAATTACCAAATAACTGCCCCCAAAATCTCGCCATTACGTAATATAATGGGGGATGTTGAGGTTCTTCAAACGCCAAACCCTTAATCGTACCAATCAGGTTTTTTTCCGGATTTGTCTGCTGATACTTATGTAACTCTTTAATAGCGATCGCATCCCCATTGGAAATTTCTGGGATCATCTCTGATAATCGATAACCAGAAATCCGTAGCGAGGTAAAGGTTTCATCAATCCAGTAGATTTTTTGGTCAAGATTCACGAATCTAAACACTATCCCTAGCATCAACAGGATAACAATTAAAACCCCTAACCAAGTTGATGTAAATCTACGACTTTTATGAAGTTTGTTTACCATATAGGTTTACCATAGATGATATTGATTGTTATGAAGTACATTCAATTTTATTACCCCTACTCCCTACTCCCTACTCCCTACTCCCTACTGCCTACTCCCTACTCCCTAAAACCCTTTGCTGTTGACGGTCAACCGTCAACAGTCAAGCGGTTATAGTTATTTTTGGGTCACTCGCCAGTTGAGTTTTAGATTAATCCAGAAATTCCAGAAAGTAACTGCTGCGATCGCAATAGCATTTGCAATCAGATAGTTAATTCCCAGGAGATTAAACAACAGATTCAACAACAGCACATTCAGGCACAAACCGATCAAACAGACAAGGTTGAACTTCAAAAACCGTTTCAAGCGCTTACCCCATCCCCACTGCTGACTGGCTATATCCCTAAACGTCCAGGCATCATTCCAAATAAAGTTATTCAGAATAGCCGCTTCAGCAGCAATAATTTTACTGCGGGTGAGTCCCCAACCCAAACTAGCAGGGTCATGGAGTAAGTAAAGCACAGTCATATCCACAAATACGCCACTGAATCCTACTAAGCCAAAACGAATAAACCGCTTTAAAGGGAAGGGAATGCGTTTTCTAAGTTTACCAATGGTTCCGAGAGAAAACCTTAACCTGAGTAAGTGTCTAATATAGTCTACATACTGTTTCCAGGTAACTTTGCTCTCTCCTGAGAGTCTCTCTTGAAATACATAGCCAACTTCTGCAATCCGGCCAATTTTTCCCCTAGCTAGCACTTCAATTAGAATCTTGTACCCTAGAGGATTGAGGTCTTTTTCCTGAATGGCACTACGGCGTACCATAAAATAACCGCTCATCGGGTCAGAGACACGACCGATAACCTCTGGTAAAATCGATAATCCTAAAAGTTGAGCACCTCTGGATAAGAAACGCCTCACTACACTCCAATCACTAACACCACCATCGTCTACATGACGACTGGCAATAGCGATATCGGCTCCATCCTCCATTGCTAGCAAAAGTTTTAATAATATCTCTGGTGGATGCTGTAAATCCCCATCAATTACCCCCAAAATTTTTCCAGTACCTACCTTCCAGCCGTGAATAACTGCTGTAGATAACCCCCTTTCATGCTGACGGCGAATTACCTGTAACTGTGGATAGTCCGACATCAGAGCCTGGGCGATTTCCCAGGTACGATCGGGACTATCGTCATCTACTACAATCAGTTCGTATTGGTTTGGTATTGCTTCATCGAGCAAATTGCTCAGGATTCTAATTAGCTCCCCGATGTTTCTACTCTCGTTATAGGTGGGAATCACCAAGGATAAGGAAGAATCACCAAGGTCAGATTCTTCTGGTGTTGTGTAGTCATTACTGGTATCCAAAGACATACTCTTTTGGTTGATGGGATTTTGTTTGGTTAATGGTGTTAGATGTTAGCTGTTAGGTTTTGGGTTAATGGTGTTAGTACTTAATGTCTAGCGCGCCTAATACCTAGTGCTATCAAGCCTATGGCATTAGTCATTAGTTTAGTGATTACTCATTAGTTATCAGTCATTAGTCAAAATACGTAAGCATTCAGCGTGTCGCGTATCAGCTATCAGCTATCAGACCAATTAAAGTAGGGTGGGCAAAGTAGTATAATCTAGAATACTCACGCATAAGCAAACTGTTTTTGCCCACCCTACAAGCTATCAGCCAAAGTATGACGGCTGACCGCTGACGGCTGACCGCTGACGGCTGAATGCTTACCAAAATACTAATGAGCAACGACTCCCCAATCAGGCTTGAGCGTAATGGTTTAGTAGTTGCTCTATTTAGTTGATATATTTATAATCCTACAGTAGAATTATACTAATTTATTCAGGGTGTCAAGTAGTCAAACTCAAACCTGTCTATCAATCCTGGTCATGCCCTGAATTTGAGGGATCAATCCCATCTAATCACGGGGAAACTTCCCATAACTTTATGTAACTGACGTTATGTAAAGATTTCGTAATGTGTTTAGTGCCTCAAACTCTCTAGTTAACCAAAGGCTAGGGTAATTATGCGGGCATTATGTAAAGATTATGTAAATTTTTAAGCTAATCGAATTATTTGCTTATTATTAAGGTTTAAGCTTATGAAGCTAAGTGTTGTAATACCCTGTTTTAACGAAGTCAACACAATTGCCAATGTTATTGAAGCTGTCAAAGCATCTGCGGTTAAAGAGTGCGAAATTATTGTTGTCGATGACTACTCAACCGATGGCACTAGAGAGATTTTAGAGTCATCACTAGAATCCCAGATTGACCATGTTGTCTATCATCACAAGAATCGGGGCAAAGGAGCTGCCTTACGAACTGGGTTTGGCTTGGCTACTGGAGATATCGTAATCGTTCAAGATGCTGATTTAGAGTACGATCCCCAGGAATATCCCTTGTTAATGCAGCCGATTATTGATGGCAAAGCGGATGTGGTTTATGGCTCCCGTTTCGCTGGCGGTGGTCCCCATCGGGTAGTGTACTACTGGCATATGGTGGGCAATAAATTTTTAACCATGCTCTCCAATATGTTTACCAATATTAACCTTACCGATATGGAAACCTGCTATAAGGCATTCCGGCGTGAAATTATCCAATCTATCAAAATCGAAGAATCTCGGTTTGGCTTTGAACCGGAAATTACTGCTAAGGTTGCCAGAAAGAAATGCCGCATCTATGAAGTAGGAATATCTTACTATGGTCGCACTTACGAAGAAGGGAAAAAAATTGGCTGGAGGGATGGGTTTCGGGCAATATTCTGTATCTTAAAATACAATCTTTTTCATTAGGGAGTGGTCAAACAATAACCTATCAGTTTTTAGCTTGTGCGCTGGGCATTCAGCTCTCAGCTATCAGCAGTCAGCTAATGCGCTACAGATGGTGCTACTTGAGGTGCTATCAGCTATCAGCTAGCGGCTAATCGGCTACGGGCATTAGCTGAATGCTTACTAATCACTTACCAAATAGTCCCTGGATTTTTGGGTTACGGTAATGGATAATAGGAAATTGTCAAGTACCCATTACCCCAGAAAAGATAGGATAAGTAGTCCACCAGATTTGATATTATTATCATCATTAATTAACTATTCCTTAACTATAAATTAATTAACTATAGCAATCCCTGTAGGAATTGTGATAATTTTTGATGCCATATTCCCGACTCCCGCTCCGACCTCCCGACTCCCGACTCCCGACTCCCGACTCCCGACTCCCGACTCCCGACTCCCGACTCCCGACTCCCGACTCCCGACTCCCTTTGCTATATTAACTAACTATGTTGGCTTTGCTCCCTCTGATTACCTTCACTGTTTTCTTTCTCTTCATCTATCGTTACAATTCTTGCTGGCGTAGTTCCCTATTATGGGCAGCTATTACCTGGGGAGTCTTATTAACCTTTATCACTGAAGTTTTAAGTTTATTTAAGTTAATTACTTGGGGTTGGATCGCGGGAATCTGGGGTTTACTGAGT includes:
- a CDS encoding glycosyltransferase family 2 protein, whose product is MKLSVVIPCFNEVNTIANVIEAVKASAVKECEIIVVDDYSTDGTREILESSLESQIDHVVYHHKNRGKGAALRTGFGLATGDIVIVQDADLEYDPQEYPLLMQPIIDGKADVVYGSRFAGGGPHRVVYYWHMVGNKFLTMLSNMFTNINLTDMETCYKAFRREIIQSIKIEESRFGFEPEITAKVARKKCRIYEVGISYYGRTYEEGKKIGWRDGFRAIFCILKYNLFH
- a CDS encoding glycosyltransferase, encoding MSLDTSNDYTTPEESDLGDSSLSLVIPTYNESRNIGELIRILSNLLDEAIPNQYELIVVDDDSPDRTWEIAQALMSDYPQLQVIRRQHERGLSTAVIHGWKVGTGKILGVIDGDLQHPPEILLKLLLAMEDGADIAIASRHVDDGGVSDWSVVRRFLSRGAQLLGLSILPEVIGRVSDPMSGYFMVRRSAIQEKDLNPLGYKILIEVLARGKIGRIAEVGYVFQERLSGESKVTWKQYVDYIRHLLRLRFSLGTIGKLRKRIPFPLKRFIRFGLVGFSGVFVDMTVLYLLHDPASLGWGLTRSKIIAAEAAILNNFIWNDAWTFRDIASQQWGWGKRLKRFLKFNLVCLIGLCLNVLLLNLLFNLLGINYLIANAIAIAAVTFWNFWINLKLNWRVTQK
- a CDS encoding sulfotransferase family 2 domain-containing protein, which codes for MAMICRKYGLLYLMAPRTGCTAVEDVLEKKLEGELVPPQDILDANGKFLMHRRHHSLREMFRRNLLTEEEAASYLKFSCIRNPFDSLASDYVKRASKYQHFIPDSTSWVHRLPGYIEDMEFCKTHSFNDWIEKHYGSIYGNGLKRTLQSLVRNTNRNRLKQFVGLPAEPYTLYGSYTKGMDSVMRFETLQDDFDRVLDKAGVPFKVQIPVINKTEERKTDYRDYYNERSQKIVQYVFNEEIKRYGYEF
- a CDS encoding glycosyltransferase family 39 protein; translated protein: MVNKLHKSRRFTSTWLGVLIVILLMLGIVFRFVNLDQKIYWIDETFTSLRISGYRLSEMIPEISNGDAIAIKELHKYQQTNPEKNLIGTIKGLAFEEPQHPPLYYVMARFWGQLFGNSVAVRRSFSALISLLMFPAIYWLCQELFESSLVGWVAMALVAVSPFQVLYAQAARQYGLWSVTILLSSAALLRAIRLTKPRNTTSKIRDILHFLSTWGIYALTLVTGFYTFLFSILVAISHGIYVLITERFRFSKRLVYYGLSSLMALMVFVPWLLVSNSNLSKVSSKTKWALKEVPLSSLAQTWLININRSFFDINQGLNLPSVLVSVIILILVGYAIYFLCRHSPKRVSLFILTLIGVTALALVLPDLISGGKRSSVTRYLIPCYLGIQLAVAYLFTNKITNKVTRIFQGVWQQKLWRLGMILLLSGGILSCVISSQAEFWWNKYTSANHTQVAAIINQAEQPLLLTKSLEVISLSYLLDPKVKFSWLSHKSVKMPNGEKSKQLIIPENTDEFSDVFLYNPSKELREKIEKEHNYKSELIGKWNHQLEPTYEIKAFLWKLVKE